In Pseudomonas saudiphocaensis, one DNA window encodes the following:
- the pnp gene encoding polyribonucleotide nucleotidyltransferase: MNPVIKKFQFGQSTVTLETGRIARQASGAVLVTVDNDVSVLVTVVGAKTADPSKGFFPLSVHYQEKTYAAGKIPGGFFKREARPSEKETLTSRLIDRPIRPLFPEGFQNEVQVICTVVSTSKKTDPDIAAMIGTSAALAISGIPFNGPIGAARVAFHPETGYLLNPTYEQLKASSLDMVVAGTKDAVLMVESEAKELTEDQMLGAVLFAHDEFQVVIQAVAELAAEAGKPTWDWQPPAENTELLNAIRSEFGEAISQAYTITIKQDRYARLGELREQVVARFAKEEGQPSAGEVKDAFGEIEYRTVRENIVNGKPRIDGRDTRTVRGLNIEVGVLDKTHGSALFTRGETQALVVATLGTARDAQILDTLEGEKKDPFLLHYNFPPYSVGECGRMGATGRREIGHGRLARRGVAAMLPSADEFPYTIRVVSEITESNGSSSMASVCGASLALMDAGVPMKAPVAGIAMGLVKEGDKFAVLTDILGDEDHLGDMDFKVAGTANGVTALQMDIKIQGITEEIMEQALEQALEARLNILGQMNQVISQSRSELSANAPTMIAMKIDQDKIRDVIGKGGATIRGICEETKASIDIEDDGSIKIFGETKDAAEAAKQRVLAITAEAEIGKIYVGKVERIVDFGAFVNILPGKDGLVHISMLSDQRVEKVTDILKEGQEVEVLVLDVDNRGRIKLSIKDVAAAKASEA; this comes from the coding sequence GTGAACCCGGTAATCAAGAAATTTCAGTTCGGTCAGTCGACCGTAACCCTCGAGACTGGCCGTATTGCCCGTCAGGCCTCCGGCGCCGTCCTGGTCACCGTCGACAACGACGTGAGCGTGCTGGTCACCGTCGTTGGCGCCAAGACCGCCGACCCGAGCAAGGGCTTTTTCCCGCTGTCGGTCCATTACCAGGAAAAGACCTACGCTGCCGGCAAGATTCCGGGTGGCTTCTTCAAGCGTGAAGCGCGCCCGTCCGAAAAGGAAACCCTGACCTCGCGCCTGATCGACCGTCCGATCCGCCCGCTGTTCCCGGAAGGTTTCCAGAATGAAGTGCAGGTGATCTGCACCGTGGTATCGACCAGCAAGAAGACCGATCCGGACATTGCAGCGATGATCGGTACCTCGGCTGCGCTGGCCATCTCCGGTATTCCGTTCAACGGCCCCATTGGCGCCGCGCGCGTGGCTTTCCATCCGGAAACCGGCTACCTGCTGAACCCGACCTACGAGCAGCTCAAGGCTTCCAGCCTGGACATGGTCGTGGCCGGCACCAAGGACGCCGTCCTGATGGTGGAGTCCGAAGCCAAGGAGCTCACCGAAGACCAGATGCTGGGCGCGGTGCTGTTCGCCCACGACGAATTCCAGGTGGTTATCCAGGCCGTTGCCGAGCTGGCCGCCGAAGCCGGCAAGCCGACTTGGGACTGGCAGCCGCCGGCGGAAAACACCGAGCTGCTCAACGCTATTCGCAGCGAGTTTGGCGAGGCGATTTCCCAGGCCTACACCATCACCATCAAGCAGGACCGCTATGCACGCCTGGGCGAGCTGCGCGAGCAGGTGGTTGCCCGCTTCGCCAAGGAAGAAGGTCAGCCTTCCGCGGGTGAAGTGAAGGATGCGTTCGGCGAGATCGAATACCGCACCGTTCGCGAGAACATCGTCAACGGCAAGCCGCGTATCGACGGCCGTGACACCCGTACCGTGCGTGGTCTGAACATCGAGGTCGGCGTGCTCGACAAGACCCACGGTTCCGCGCTGTTCACCCGTGGCGAAACCCAGGCACTGGTCGTAGCCACCCTCGGCACCGCCCGTGACGCACAGATCCTCGACACCCTGGAAGGCGAGAAGAAAGACCCCTTCCTGCTGCACTACAACTTCCCGCCGTACTCGGTCGGTGAGTGTGGTCGCATGGGCGCCACTGGCCGTCGCGAAATCGGTCACGGCCGTCTGGCCCGTCGTGGTGTTGCCGCAATGCTGCCGAGCGCTGACGAGTTCCCGTACACCATTCGCGTGGTTTCGGAGATCACCGAATCCAACGGCTCCAGCTCGATGGCTTCCGTCTGCGGTGCTTCCCTGGCGTTGATGGACGCCGGTGTGCCGATGAAGGCGCCGGTGGCCGGTATCGCCATGGGCCTGGTCAAGGAAGGCGACAAGTTTGCCGTACTGACCGACATCCTCGGTGACGAGGACCACCTGGGCGATATGGACTTCAAGGTGGCCGGTACCGCCAATGGCGTCACCGCGCTGCAGATGGACATCAAGATCCAGGGCATCACCGAAGAGATCATGGAGCAGGCGCTGGAGCAGGCGCTGGAAGCGCGCCTGAACATCCTCGGCCAGATGAACCAGGTCATTTCCCAGTCGCGCAGCGAGCTGTCGGCCAACGCGCCGACCATGATTGCGATGAAGATCGATCAGGACAAGATCCGCGACGTGATCGGCAAGGGTGGCGCGACCATCCGTGGCATCTGCGAAGAAACCAAGGCCTCGATCGACATCGAAGACGATGGCTCGATCAAGATCTTTGGCGAAACCAAAGATGCGGCCGAGGCTGCCAAGCAGCGCGTGCTGGCCATCACGGCAGAAGCCGAGATCGGCAAGATCTACGTCGGCAAGGTGGAGCGCATCGTCGACTTCGGTGCCTTCGTCAACATCCTGCCGGGCAAGGACGGTCTGGTGCACATTTCGATGTTGAGCGATCAGCGTGTCGAAAAAGTGACTGACATTCTGAAAGAAGGTCAGGAAGTCGAGGTGCTGGTGCTGGACGTGGACAACCGCGGTCGCATCAAGCTCTCGATCAAGGACGTTGCTGCGGCGAAGGCTTCCGAAGCCTGA
- a CDS encoding BON domain-containing protein, with translation MNTIQKSLTATAIAAALSLPMAGAAFADVNPAVQKTDTLMLAANDNVEKAGDAVSDTWITTKVKSTLLAEDATPGMDIEVETKDGVVSLSGTVATEAEREMAINKAKGIKGVREVSADGLKAAD, from the coding sequence ATGAATACAATCCAGAAATCTCTTACTGCTACCGCCATTGCTGCTGCCCTGAGCCTGCCTATGGCCGGTGCTGCCTTCGCCGACGTCAACCCAGCGGTGCAAAAGACCGATACGCTTATGCTGGCCGCTAACGACAACGTGGAAAAGGCTGGTGACGCCGTTTCCGATACCTGGATTACCACCAAGGTGAAATCAACCTTGCTGGCCGAGGATGCGACACCTGGCATGGACATTGAAGTTGAAACCAAGGACGGCGTTGTTTCGCTTTCCGGTACCGTAGCCACTGAGGCCGAGCGTGAAATGGCCATCAACAAGGCCAAGGGCATCAAGGGCGTACGTGAAGTTTCCGCAGACGGTCTGAAAGCTGCTGACTAA
- a CDS encoding DUF2845 domain-containing protein: MSKVPPLVALFLLSVACNAQASSTYRCGSALVSLDASTTEVRAKCGEPASAAPIGFKQIVDDYGFRQEVQVEEWTYGPKHGMYHFLRFEGNRLRRIDSERGR, from the coding sequence ATGAGTAAGGTGCCGCCTCTTGTCGCGCTGTTCTTGCTCAGCGTGGCTTGCAATGCCCAGGCCTCTTCGACCTACCGTTGCGGCAGTGCATTAGTCAGTCTGGATGCTTCTACAACTGAAGTTCGGGCCAAGTGCGGCGAACCCGCCAGCGCAGCGCCGATAGGCTTCAAACAGATCGTGGATGACTATGGCTTTCGTCAGGAAGTACAGGTCGAAGAATGGACCTATGGGCCCAAGCACGGCATGTATCATTTCCTGCGTTTCGAAGGGAACCGCCTGCGCCGCATCGACAGCGAGCGCGGGCGTTAA
- a CDS encoding DUF2845 domain-containing protein, with product MRRPFHLLLLGVICSPAIQADTLRCGTQLVSTGDRTFEVERKCGAPSQRDLVGYTLGPNVRQEMVIEEWLYGPTNGKLSILTFQGNRLIRIEFRRAP from the coding sequence GTGCGCAGGCCCTTTCATCTATTGCTGCTCGGCGTGATCTGCAGCCCTGCCATCCAGGCCGACACCTTGCGTTGCGGCACTCAGCTTGTAAGTACGGGCGACCGGACATTCGAGGTCGAACGCAAATGCGGTGCACCCAGTCAACGTGATTTGGTTGGCTACACCCTCGGGCCGAATGTCAGGCAGGAAATGGTTATCGAGGAGTGGCTCTACGGCCCTACCAACGGAAAGCTCAGCATTCTTACCTTTCAGGGCAATCGCCTGATACGGATAGAATTTCGCCGTGCACCCTGA
- a CDS encoding DUF748 domain-containing protein → MPTGIKRALIGLMAALTCYCLIGFLILPGVAQRIINQQLVQYATVPARLERIEFNPFTLKLTLFNLHLGEEGQQQLGFERLFLDLEWSSLWRRELQIADLELVRLQTQVLFDKQGELNLSQLFNLPQSSEEQADEADAEPFALSIGRLQLIEGSLRFADQRPAEPIDFLLDSLNFELLNFATRADNSAAANLVATGPSGARVDWTGQFGLSPIASSGQLKISNLQLKDFWAYAQDALPLRLVEGRASFASDYRLDLGQGTELQLSDLSLQLSPFKLDSTDGQPLVRLEQLQISQSSLDLAKQQVVIGALSSQKLETWATRERDGELNWQKLLAGSKGEEPAAEPPEAAEDAEPAQAWQVLLQSAQLRDYQLHLSDRVPEQEVALEVGPLNLEVSDFDSRGTSPFGLKLDTGIGNRGSLQAQGQLQLTPLTGTLAIDSQDIDLRIAQAYLTPFVHLELRSGFLASQLKLELTEAEPLAFNLTGDVEVTQLHTLDTIKNRDFLKWQRLQLKGLDYRHSQQLQMASIDLTQPYARFIINPDLTTNINDLLVDKSATSADDAAAGTSSQEAPLAIRIGGININDGSANFSDLSLRPPFITAVQDLNGAVGTLDNHQQKPASVNIAGKVDRYAPVTIKGSLTPFDPLQSLDIATSFKQVELTTLSPYSGKFAGYRIQKGRMDLDLHYRIQQGQLNAENKVVLQQLQLGEQVDSPEAVDLPVRLAVALLKDSKGTISIELPVQGDLNNPQFDVMPIVWQTLRNLITRAVQAPFKFLAGLVDGDQVDLSQVLFTPGSSELDPQARSNLDTLAKALNERPVLRLEIEGQSSAQADGPLLAEQWLQREYQETLYRMMQRRGDKVPADAAQLEVSEEDKSALLEGIYRSRLKQQPPEEWKELDDAQRLQNMHDAVIASRADSTALLRALSRERANSIKDYLVDQTGLDASRAYLLDTSTSETAANGQVPTALHLGSE, encoded by the coding sequence ATGCCAACCGGAATAAAGCGCGCGCTCATCGGCCTGATGGCCGCTTTGACCTGTTACTGCCTGATCGGCTTTCTGATCCTGCCGGGCGTCGCCCAGCGCATCATCAACCAGCAACTGGTTCAGTACGCCACCGTTCCGGCGCGCCTGGAGCGGATCGAGTTCAACCCCTTCACGCTCAAATTGACGCTATTCAACCTGCACCTGGGCGAAGAGGGGCAGCAACAGCTTGGCTTCGAACGCCTCTTCCTGGATCTGGAGTGGAGCAGTCTCTGGCGCCGCGAGCTGCAGATCGCCGACCTCGAATTGGTGCGGCTGCAGACCCAGGTGCTGTTCGACAAACAGGGTGAGCTTAATCTGAGCCAACTGTTCAACCTTCCGCAAAGCAGCGAAGAGCAAGCTGACGAAGCCGACGCAGAGCCCTTTGCTCTGAGCATCGGACGGCTGCAATTGATAGAAGGCTCGCTTCGATTCGCCGACCAGCGCCCCGCCGAGCCCATCGATTTTCTGCTCGACTCCCTGAACTTCGAGCTCCTCAACTTCGCCACCCGCGCGGATAACTCGGCCGCTGCGAACCTGGTCGCCACCGGCCCCAGCGGCGCACGCGTGGACTGGACTGGACAGTTCGGCCTGTCGCCCATAGCTTCATCCGGCCAGCTGAAGATCAGCAACCTGCAGCTAAAGGATTTCTGGGCCTACGCCCAGGACGCCTTGCCCCTGAGGCTCGTCGAAGGCCGAGCCAGCTTCGCCAGTGATTACCGCCTCGACCTTGGACAAGGCACCGAACTGCAGCTGAGCGACCTGAGCCTGCAGCTTTCCCCGTTCAAACTCGACAGCACGGACGGCCAACCACTGGTGCGGTTGGAGCAACTTCAGATCAGCCAGAGCTCGCTGGACTTGGCCAAACAGCAGGTTGTCATCGGCGCGCTGAGCAGCCAGAAGCTCGAAACCTGGGCAACCCGCGAGCGCGACGGTGAGCTGAACTGGCAGAAACTGCTCGCCGGCTCCAAGGGAGAAGAACCGGCAGCTGAGCCCCCTGAAGCAGCAGAGGATGCTGAGCCAGCACAGGCATGGCAGGTTCTTTTGCAGAGCGCGCAGCTTCGCGATTATCAACTGCACTTGAGCGATCGTGTTCCGGAGCAGGAAGTGGCTCTGGAGGTTGGGCCGCTGAACCTTGAGGTCTCCGATTTCGACAGCCGCGGCACCTCGCCTTTCGGACTCAAACTCGATACCGGCATTGGCAATCGAGGCTCACTGCAGGCGCAGGGCCAGCTGCAGCTGACGCCATTGACGGGTACGCTGGCCATCGACAGCCAGGATATCGACCTGCGCATAGCCCAGGCCTACCTGACGCCTTTCGTGCATCTGGAGTTGCGCAGCGGCTTTCTCGCCAGCCAATTGAAGCTCGAACTGACCGAAGCAGAACCACTGGCGTTCAACCTGACCGGGGACGTCGAGGTCACCCAACTGCATACGCTGGACACCATTAAGAACCGCGACTTCCTCAAATGGCAACGCCTGCAGCTCAAAGGGCTGGACTACCGGCACTCACAGCAATTGCAGATGGCGAGTATCGATCTGACTCAGCCCTATGCCCGTTTCATCATCAACCCCGACCTCACCACCAACATCAATGACCTGCTGGTGGACAAGAGCGCAACGTCTGCGGATGACGCCGCAGCCGGAACATCGTCGCAGGAAGCCCCGCTGGCTATTCGCATCGGCGGGATCAACATCAACGACGGCTCGGCCAACTTCTCCGACCTCAGCCTGCGACCACCCTTCATTACCGCCGTGCAGGATCTCAACGGTGCAGTCGGCACACTGGACAATCATCAGCAAAAGCCGGCCTCAGTGAACATCGCTGGCAAAGTTGACCGCTACGCGCCGGTAACGATCAAAGGCAGCCTGACACCCTTCGACCCACTGCAGAGCCTGGACATCGCAACCAGCTTCAAACAGGTCGAACTCACCACGCTATCGCCCTACTCCGGCAAGTTTGCCGGCTATCGCATCCAGAAAGGCCGAATGGACCTGGACCTTCACTACCGCATCCAGCAGGGCCAGCTCAACGCTGAAAACAAGGTCGTTCTGCAACAGTTGCAGCTCGGCGAACAGGTCGACAGCCCCGAGGCCGTCGACCTGCCTGTACGCCTGGCGGTGGCGCTGCTCAAGGACAGCAAAGGCACCATATCCATTGAGCTGCCGGTACAGGGTGACCTCAACAACCCGCAGTTCGATGTCATGCCCATTGTCTGGCAGACCCTGCGCAACCTGATCACCCGTGCCGTTCAGGCGCCCTTCAAGTTTCTCGCAGGGCTGGTGGATGGTGATCAGGTGGACCTCAGCCAGGTGCTGTTCACCCCCGGCAGCAGCGAGCTCGACCCGCAGGCACGCAGCAATCTCGACACCCTGGCCAAGGCACTGAATGAGCGTCCGGTGCTGCGTCTGGAGATCGAAGGACAAAGCTCGGCACAGGCCGACGGTCCCCTGCTCGCCGAGCAGTGGTTACAACGCGAGTATCAAGAGACGCTGTACAGGATGATGCAACGGCGGGGTGACAAGGTGCCGGCCGATGCAGCGCAGCTGGAGGTCAGCGAAGAAGACAAGTCAGCCCTGCTCGAAGGCATCTACCGTAGCCGCCTGAAACAGCAGCCCCCCGAGGAGTGGAAAGAACTCGATGACGCACAGCGCTTGCAGAACATGCATGACGCCGTGATTGCCAGCCGTGCCGACAGTACCGCGCTGCTGCGTGCGCTGAGCCGAGAGCGAGCCAATTCGATCAAGGATTACCTGGTCGATCAGACCGGCCTCGACGCTTCACGTGCCTATCTGCTTGATACCAGCACCAGCGAAACGGCAGCTAACGGCCAAGTTCCCACCGCCCTGCACTTGGGGAGTGAATGA
- a CDS encoding oxygenase MpaB family protein, which produces MEFVRRHIEAQVQSLTGLAIGGVDYENPPGDPGLFGPDSVCWKVHGDFTSMLIGGISALLLQALHPLALAGVWDHSNFRQDLLGRLRRTGQFISGTTFGSHADAQRLIERVRTIHLQVTGHAPDGRPYAASDPDLLTWVHVAEVSSFLKAHLRYLNPELPGSEQDRYYAEVARIAEALGARDVPRSRNEVANYFQTLRPQLQCDERSQEVLRILLNAPAPSALAKPFGALMMQAGIELLPDWASEQFRLQQGSRQRQLIRLGVRCTAPLLRWAVRNGSVHRARRRMGLPLHSPR; this is translated from the coding sequence ATGGAATTCGTTCGCCGCCATATAGAAGCCCAGGTACAGAGCCTCACCGGCCTGGCCATCGGCGGTGTGGACTATGAAAACCCGCCGGGCGATCCGGGGCTGTTCGGCCCGGATTCGGTGTGCTGGAAAGTGCATGGCGATTTCACCTCAATGCTCATCGGCGGCATCTCGGCACTGCTGCTGCAGGCATTGCACCCGCTGGCCCTGGCCGGCGTCTGGGATCATTCGAACTTTCGTCAGGACTTGCTGGGTCGCCTGCGCCGCACCGGGCAGTTCATCTCCGGCACCACCTTCGGCAGCCATGCCGATGCCCAGCGTCTGATTGAGCGGGTCCGCACGATACATCTGCAGGTCACGGGACATGCGCCGGATGGGCGTCCATATGCGGCCAGCGATCCCGACCTGCTGACCTGGGTTCATGTCGCCGAAGTCAGCAGCTTCCTCAAGGCGCATCTGCGCTACCTCAACCCGGAGTTGCCCGGCAGCGAGCAGGATCGCTACTACGCCGAAGTTGCTCGGATCGCTGAAGCTCTCGGCGCCCGCGACGTACCCCGCAGCCGCAACGAAGTGGCAAATTATTTCCAGACACTGCGCCCCCAATTGCAGTGCGACGAGCGCTCGCAAGAGGTTCTGCGCATTCTGCTCAACGCACCTGCACCCAGCGCACTGGCCAAGCCCTTCGGCGCCCTGATGATGCAGGCTGGCATTGAGCTGCTACCGGATTGGGCCAGCGAGCAGTTCAGACTCCAGCAAGGTTCCCGTCAGCGCCAGCTGATTCGGCTCGGGGTCAGATGCACCGCCCCACTGTTGCGTTGGGCGGTACGCAATGGCTCAGTACATCGCGCCAGACGCCGTATGGGCCTCCCGTTGCACTCGCCACGCTGA
- the pgi gene encoding glucose-6-phosphate isomerase, with amino-acid sequence MSYYQHPLDATALPSWKALEEHRLAMQNFSMREAFKSDPTRFEDLSASCCGLFLDYSKNLITPETRALLVNLAREAGVEQATRAMFEGERINASENRPVLHTALRRPMGDSVMVDGKNIVREVHTALAQMTDFVTRIHNNLWRGYSEKTITDVVNIGIGGSFLGPQLVSEALLPFTQHGVRNHYLANIDGSEFREVTAKLNAETTLFIISSKTFGTLETLKNAQAARSWYLGKGGTEEKLYRHFVAVTSNRQAAVDFGIREKNIFPMWDWVGGRYSLWSAIGLPIALAIGMSNFKDLLSGAYSMDQHFLTEPFESNMPVLLAMLGVWYQNFWGAQSYAFLPYDHYLRNFVQHLQQLDMESNGKSVRQDGSPVACGTGPVIWGGVGANGQHAYHQLLHQGTPLIPADFIVPVVSHNPVADHHEWLYANCLSQSQALMLGKTREEAEAELRAKGLPEAEVQRLAPHKVIPGNRPSNTVVMETISPGRLGALIALYEHKVFVQGVIWGINSFDQWGVELGKDLGKVVYGQMTSFDAAPADDASTQGLIDFFRSRHRG; translated from the coding sequence ATGAGTTACTATCAGCACCCTCTCGACGCTACTGCCTTGCCCTCCTGGAAGGCCCTGGAAGAACATCGGCTGGCCATGCAGAACTTCAGCATGCGCGAGGCGTTCAAGTCAGACCCAACACGTTTCGAGGATCTCTCGGCTTCCTGCTGCGGCCTGTTTCTCGACTACTCGAAAAATCTGATCACGCCTGAAACCCGCGCCCTGCTGGTCAACCTAGCGCGCGAAGCCGGAGTCGAGCAGGCTACCCGCGCCATGTTCGAAGGCGAACGGATCAACGCTTCGGAAAACCGTCCGGTTCTGCACACCGCCCTGCGCCGGCCAATGGGCGACAGCGTGATGGTCGACGGGAAGAACATCGTCCGTGAGGTCCACACCGCGCTGGCGCAGATGACCGATTTCGTCACTCGCATCCACAACAACCTTTGGCGTGGCTACAGCGAAAAGACCATCACCGACGTGGTGAATATTGGTATCGGCGGCTCCTTCCTCGGACCCCAGCTGGTTTCAGAGGCGCTGCTGCCGTTTACCCAGCACGGCGTGCGCAACCATTACCTGGCCAACATCGACGGCAGCGAGTTCCGTGAGGTAACTGCCAAACTGAACGCCGAGACCACCCTGTTCATCATTTCCAGCAAGACCTTCGGCACCCTGGAGACGCTGAAGAACGCCCAGGCCGCACGTAGCTGGTACCTGGGCAAGGGCGGCACCGAGGAAAAGCTCTACCGCCATTTCGTCGCGGTAACCAGCAACCGCCAGGCGGCCGTCGACTTCGGCATTCGCGAAAAGAACATCTTCCCCATGTGGGACTGGGTCGGAGGACGCTATTCGCTGTGGTCGGCCATCGGCCTGCCCATCGCGCTGGCCATCGGCATGTCCAACTTCAAGGACCTGCTCTCCGGCGCCTACAGCATGGACCAGCATTTCCTTACCGAGCCGTTCGAAAGCAACATGCCGGTGCTGCTGGCCATGCTCGGCGTCTGGTATCAGAACTTCTGGGGCGCGCAAAGCTACGCCTTCCTGCCCTACGACCATTACCTGCGCAACTTCGTCCAGCACCTGCAGCAGCTGGATATGGAGTCCAACGGCAAAAGCGTGCGTCAGGACGGTTCGCCCGTTGCCTGCGGTACCGGGCCGGTGATCTGGGGCGGCGTCGGCGCCAACGGCCAACACGCCTATCACCAGCTGTTGCACCAGGGCACACCGCTGATTCCTGCGGACTTTATCGTCCCGGTGGTCAGTCATAACCCGGTGGCCGATCACCATGAGTGGCTTTACGCCAACTGCCTGTCCCAGAGCCAGGCGCTGATGCTCGGTAAAACCCGTGAAGAAGCCGAAGCCGAGTTGCGCGCCAAGGGACTTCCCGAAGCCGAAGTGCAGCGTCTGGCGCCGCACAAGGTCATTCCCGGCAACCGACCAAGCAACACGGTGGTGATGGAAACCATCAGCCCCGGCCGTCTCGGCGCACTGATCGCGCTCTATGAGCACAAGGTATTCGTGCAAGGCGTGATCTGGGGGATCAACTCGTTCGACCAGTGGGGCGTCGAGCTTGGCAAGGATCTGGGCAAGGTGGTCTATGGCCAGATGACCAGCTTCGATGCGGCACCAGCCGACGATGCATCGACCCAAGGTTTGATCGACTTCTTCCGCAGCCGTCATCGCGGCTGA
- the panD gene encoding aspartate 1-decarboxylase: MHAIMLKAKLHRAQVTHAVLDYEGSCAIDGDWLDLAGIREYEQIQIYNVDNGERFTTYAIRGEEGSKIISVNGAAAHKAGVGHRLIICAYAHYSEAELASFKPSVLYMGDDGDLSHTSNAIPVQVA; encoded by the coding sequence ATGCACGCCATCATGCTCAAGGCCAAACTGCACCGCGCCCAGGTGACCCACGCGGTACTGGACTACGAAGGCTCCTGCGCCATTGACGGCGACTGGCTGGACCTGGCCGGCATTCGCGAATACGAACAGATCCAGATCTACAACGTCGACAATGGCGAGCGCTTCACCACCTACGCCATCCGTGGCGAGGAAGGTTCGAAGATCATCTCCGTCAACGGCGCTGCAGCGCACAAGGCCGGCGTTGGTCATCGCCTGATCATCTGTGCCTATGCCCACTACAGCGAGGCTGAACTGGCCAGCTTCAAGCCAAGCGTCCTTTATATGGGCGACGATGGCGATCTCAGCCATACCAGCAACGCCATTCCGGTGCAGGTTGCCTAG
- the panC gene encoding pantoate--beta-alanine ligase codes for MNVVRTVADLRAAIKRARNEGKRIGFVPTMGNLHDGHIALVRKAGQRADFVVASIFVNPLQFGPNEDLASYPRTLAADQDKLFEAGCHLLFAPNVEEMYPNGQGLQTIVSVPGVSEGLCGGSRPGHFDGVSTVVSKLFNMVQPDLAVFGEKDFQQLAVIRTMVRDLNMPVQIIGEPIVRAADGLALSSRNGYLSPAERESAPALYRTLKQMAEALRNGEQDYAALLRQGREALEAAGMRPDYLEIRSASDLQPATPGTRERIILAAAFLGKTRLIDNLQVDSGPSHP; via the coding sequence ATGAACGTAGTCAGGACCGTTGCCGATCTGCGTGCTGCGATCAAGCGTGCACGCAACGAGGGCAAACGCATCGGTTTCGTGCCGACCATGGGCAACCTGCACGACGGCCATATCGCACTGGTCCGAAAGGCTGGCCAGCGCGCCGACTTCGTTGTCGCCAGCATCTTTGTCAACCCGCTGCAGTTCGGCCCCAACGAAGACCTGGCCAGTTATCCGCGCACTCTGGCGGCCGACCAGGACAAGCTGTTCGAAGCCGGCTGCCACCTGCTGTTTGCGCCCAACGTGGAAGAGATGTATCCCAACGGCCAGGGTCTGCAGACCATCGTCAGCGTGCCCGGCGTTTCCGAAGGGCTCTGCGGCGGAAGCCGTCCTGGCCACTTCGATGGCGTCTCGACGGTGGTCAGCAAGCTGTTCAATATGGTGCAGCCGGATCTTGCCGTGTTCGGCGAGAAGGATTTCCAGCAACTGGCAGTCATCCGCACCATGGTGCGGGACCTGAATATGCCGGTGCAGATCATCGGTGAGCCCATCGTACGCGCCGCAGACGGTCTTGCACTGTCCTCGCGCAACGGCTACCTCAGCCCTGCAGAGCGCGAAAGCGCACCGGCGTTGTATCGCACGCTGAAGCAGATGGCCGAGGCGCTGCGCAACGGCGAACAGGACTACGCAGCGCTGCTGCGTCAGGGACGCGAAGCCCTGGAAGCCGCTGGCATGCGTCCCGACTACCTGGAAATCCGTAGCGCCAGCGACCTGCAACCGGCCACGCCCGGGACCCGCGAGCGGATCATCCTGGCCGCCGCGTTCCTCGGCAAGACCCGCCTGATCGACAACCTGCAAGTCGATAGCGGCCCGTCCCACCCGTAA
- the panB gene encoding 3-methyl-2-oxobutanoate hydroxymethyltransferase, with protein MADVTLTTLQGLKQKGEKIVMLTCYDATFAKTASEAGVEMLLIGDSLGMVLQGHDSTLPVSVEEMAYHTACVKRGNRGAMIVTDLPFMANATIEQTLNNSAALMKAGAHMIKVEGTAWLAESIRLLAERGIPVCAHMGLTPQAVNIFGGYKVQGRQEAQAQQMVEDAKALEAAGAALLLLECVPSELAARITQAVSVPVIGIGAGSETDGQVLVLHDMLGLSLSGRTPKFVKNFMAEHGDIAKAIAAYVAAVKAVEFPAAEHGFSA; from the coding sequence ATGGCCGACGTAACCCTGACCACCCTGCAAGGGCTCAAACAGAAAGGCGAAAAGATCGTCATGCTTACCTGCTATGACGCCACCTTCGCCAAGACCGCCAGCGAAGCTGGGGTCGAGATGCTGCTGATCGGCGATTCCCTGGGTATGGTTCTGCAGGGGCATGACAGCACACTGCCCGTCTCTGTCGAGGAGATGGCCTATCACACTGCGTGCGTGAAGCGCGGCAACCGTGGCGCCATGATTGTCACCGACCTGCCGTTCATGGCCAACGCCACCATCGAGCAAACGCTGAACAACTCAGCCGCACTGATGAAAGCCGGTGCGCACATGATCAAGGTCGAAGGCACAGCCTGGCTGGCTGAATCCATCCGCCTGTTGGCCGAACGCGGGATTCCTGTCTGCGCCCACATGGGGCTTACACCACAGGCGGTGAATATCTTCGGCGGCTACAAGGTGCAGGGGCGCCAGGAAGCTCAGGCGCAACAGATGGTCGAAGACGCCAAGGCACTGGAAGCCGCCGGCGCGGCCCTGCTGCTGCTCGAATGCGTGCCCAGCGAATTGGCCGCACGCATCACTCAAGCGGTTTCGGTCCCGGTGATCGGCATCGGCGCCGGCAGCGAAACCGACGGCCAAGTTCTGGTTCTGCATGACATGCTGGGTCTGTCGCTCAGCGGTCGCACGCCGAAGTTCGTGAAGAACTTCATGGCCGAGCATGGCGACATCGCCAAAGCTATCGCCGCCTATGTCGCCGCCGTCAAGGCTGTGGAGTTCCCCGCTGCCGAACACGGATTCTCCGCATGA